The following nucleotide sequence is from Streptomyces bathyalis.
CGGTGCCCTGGGAGCCGTGGTCCTCGTCGACACGCGCCGTCTCGAGGTGAGCTTCGACGTGATCGGCCGGCTGGAGGAGTCCGCCGTCCCGTTCGTCGTCGCCGTCAACGCCTTCCCGGAGGCCCCGAGTTACCCCGTCGAGGACCTGCGCAGCGCCCTGGACCTCGACCCGCGGGTCCCGATCATCGTGTGCGACGCACGCCAGCGGTCCTCCAGCCAGGACGTCCTGCTGCAGCTGATGCACTACCTGCGCTCCCTTGCACTGACCTCGGAGGCGAAGTGACCTCTCCACCACCCGACCCGGACGCCCCCGGCCGCCCGGACGGCTCCGGCCCCGCTCCCGCGGCCCCCGGCGCCGGCACGCCCTCCGCGCACACGCCCGGCGAGCCCGACGCGGGCTCACCGGCTGCCTCCGGCTTCGACGTGTTCGACCCCTCCCCCGCTCCGCCGCCCGGCTGCCCCGCCCACGGTCTCGGTCCGGACGGGCTGCGCCGTCTGTACGGACCCGAGGCGGACGCCGATCCCATCGCGCTGTACGAGAGGCTGCGCAGCGAGCACGGGGCGGTGGCTCCCGTACTGCTGCCGGGTGACCGGGAGGCGTGGCTGGTGCTGGGGCACCGGGAGAACCTCGAGGTCTCGCGCACGCCCTCCCTCTTCTCCCGCGACTCCCGCCTGTGGCGCGACATGCAGGAGGGCAAGGTCCCGCCGACGCATCCGCTGGCGCCGCTGACGATGTGGCAGCCGCTGTGCGTCTTCGCCGAGGGCGAGGAGCACGAGCGGCTGCGCAGGGCCGTCACCGAGAGCCTCGCGCGCTTCGAGGCGCGCGGCATCCGCCGGTACGTGACGCGCTTCGCACACCAGCTGATCGACGAGTTCGAGCCGAAGGGACGCGCCGACCTGGTCGAGCAGTTCGCCGACCAGCTGCCGCTGCGCGTGATCACACAGCTCTTCGGCATGCCCGAGCACCACGGGCCCCGGCTGATCGAAGCGGCCAAGGACATGATCCGGGGCTCGGAGACCGCCGTGGCGAGCAACGACTACATCACCGAGGCCCTTCAGGACCTGGTGGACCGCAAGCGTGCGTCGCCGGGACACGACGTGGCGTCCAAGCTGATCGAGCACCCCGCCCGGCTCACGAACGACGAGGTGCGCGAACACCTTCGGGTGGTGCTCGTCTCGGCGAACGAGCCGACGGTCAACCTGATCGCGAACACCCTCCGCCTCGTCCTGACCGACCAGCGCTTCCGGGCGACTCTCGCCGGGGGGCACATGACACTGCCCGACGCGCTGGAGCAGGTGCTCTGGGACGAGCCACCCATGACGACGAATATCGGCCGCTGGGCGACGGGCGACGCACAGCTCGCGGGCAAGACGATCAAGGCCGGAGACATGCTGTTGCTCGGCCTCGCCGCCGGCAACGCCGATCCGCAGATCCGGCCCGACAAGTCCACGCCCATGCACGGCAACCGCTCGCATCTCGCGTTCAGCGGGGGACCCCACGAGTGCCCGGGCCAGGACCTCGGCAGGGCGATCGTGGACACCGGGATCGACACGCTCCTCACGCGCATCCCGGATCTGCGGCTGGCCGTCCCGGAGGAACATCTGAAGTGGGAGACCGCGCTGATGTCCCGGCGGCTGGTCGCGCTCCCCGTGGAGTTCGCCGCACGCCGCACCAACACCACGGGACGCCAGGGACCGGGCGTCCCCTCCGTCGAACTTCCGCCGCTGCAGCCGCAGGAGCCGGCCTCCGTGCCGATGCCCCCGGTCGCACCGCCGCCCGTCCACACCTCGTGGTGGACGCGGCTGAAGCGGAAACTGCGGGGGTGGTGACGGGGGCGGGGGAGACCAACCACGTCCGGGATGTCTGCAATGCCCGGCCTTATTCGGCCACTGGCGTCAACTCGCCTCCTACTGGTGATAGTTGAACGTGTAATGGCGGGTGACCAGGGGGAAGCCTTCCTGTGGCCATAACGGATCCGCAGGTTCCGCCTGTTTTCCCGTGGCCGAACAGCCCCTTGATGGAGTGGTGATGTCCATGTAGCAGACGGTGACGTGCCGCCCGCCCGCAGCCGCGGACGGGCGCTGTTTCCGCAGGCAGGACGTGCTATTGGCCGGTTATACCCGGTGCAGGGGGCCACGGAGAGGTCAACTGCCGAGAGGTTGAGTGGAAGGCGGCGGGAGCCGCCGGATTACTGAGGTGATCGACAGTGGAGCACGGCTTGATCGTGCCACCCGTTTTTTCTCCCATCCCACCCGCGATACACCCTCGCCACGAAGCGATCAACGAGCGAACCACGGCCTGGGCCAACACCTTCTCCATCGGCTCCCCGGAGCTGCGGGAGAAGCTGGTCGTCCACGACATCGGCACCTTCGCCGCCCGGGTCCTGCCCGAGGGCCGCGAGGAGGTCGTCTCGATACTCGCGGACTTCATCATCTGGCTCTTCGGCGTCGACGACGGCCTCTGCGAGGAGGGCGAACTCGGCAAGGACCCCGCGGAGTTGGTGGGTGAGCTGTCCAGGATGCTGCGCGTCGCGCAGAACCCGGACGTGCCGATGCTCTCCGAGAACCCCCTCGCGGCGGGGCTGAGAGATCTGCGCCACCGCGTCTCGCGGTACGCGACCCCGGGCCAGGAGGCCCGCTGGGTGGACGCACTGCGCGAGTACTTCCTCTCCGTCGTGTGGGAGGCCTCCCACCGCAGCCGGGAGACGGTGCCCGGCCTGAACGACTACACGCTGATGCGCCTCTACGACGGCGCCACGTCCGTCGTCCTGCCCTTGCTGGAGATGGGGCACGGGTACGAGCTGCATCCCAACGAGCGGGACAGCACGGCAGTTCGCGCCGCCGCCGAGATGGCGTACTTCATCATCACGTGGGACAACGACCTCTTCTCGTACCACAAGGAGAGCCGGGCCCAGCAGTACTACCTCAACGTCCTGCGAGTGCTGGAGAACGAGCAACAACTCACCCCCGCCGAGGCGTTGTCCCATGCGGTCGCCCAACGCGACCGCGTCATGTGCCTGTTCCTGCGGGTACGGGACGAACTCGCCGCGACGGGGAGCCCTCAGCTGCGCCAATACCTGGAGAACCTGGGGACGTTCATCCGCGGGGCCCAGGACTGGGGCATCAGTTCGCACCGCTACACGACACCGGACGACCCCGCCGACCTGCCCTCGACGTTCTGCGACACCCCCACCGACGACAGCGACGAGGCCCTCGACATCCCTGCCGTCGCATGGTGGTGGGACGTTCTCCCCGAGAGGGAAACGTTTCAGCCGTCGCATGGCGAATTCCGCACCTCCGCAACGGTCTGAACCCGCGCGGAAACCCCGGCCCACGCACATCCGCGGCCACGCACACTGCACGGACCCGAGCACCGATCATGCGCTGACCGACGCACCGCCGTAAGTCCGAAGCACACCAAGCAACGCCGGCCATGCCGGCACCGAAGCCCAGCGCGCCCACAGAGCACCGAAGACCCGTACGCCTGCACGCCTTTGACCCGCACCGGCCCTCGTCACGTACCACCGAAATCGAATATCGGCTGCACCTCCACCCCGGACCCCCCACCTCTTGCCCGAAGGAGCTGCGAACGTGAGTGCTGCACTGAAGGCTGTCCCCCTGGCCCCGAACCGACGCCCCCTGATCGGCCACGCCCTCCCCCTGCTACGGCAGCCCCTCGACTTCATGAAGTCGCTCCGAGATACCGGCGACCTCGTACGGGTCGACGTCGGAACCCTGCCCATCTACTTCGTCACCAGCGCGGAGCTCACCCATGAGCTGCTCGTCACCAAGGCGCGCAACTTCGACAAGGGCCGCTTCTTCATACGGGCACGCACCCTCGTCGGCGACGCGCTGCCCACCGCACCCTCGGACATCCACAAGCGGCACCGAAGGCTGATGCAGCCGATGTTCCACCACGCCCGCATCGCCGGGTACGCGAACGTCATGGCCACCCGCGCGAACGCGATGGCCGAGTCGTGGAAACCGGGCGAGACCGTCGCCGTCGACGAGGAACTGGCCCAGTTCTCCGTGGCCACGCTCGCCGAGACGATGTTCTCCGCGGAGATCAGCCGTCCCGCCGCCGAGGCCGTCATCCGCGACGTCCCGATCCTGCTGAAGAACGCGCTCGTTCGGGCCGTCACGCCGAGGCTCATGGACCGGATGCCGATCCCCGCCAACCGCCGCTTCGACACCGCGGCGGCACGGCTGCGCAAGGTCATCGACGACGTCATCGCGATCTCCCACCAGCAAGGGGACGAGGACAACGAGGACCTGCTGTCCCTGCTCATGGCCGCGCGCGACGCCGACACCGGGGACACGCTCAGCGACCGCGAGGTGCGCGACGAACTCGTCGCGATCATGTTCGCGGGCACCGAGACGACGGCCTCCACGCTCGCCTGGACCTTCCACGAGCTCGCCACGCACCCCGAGGTCGAGGACCAGCTGCTGGCCGAGATCGAGTCGGTGCTCGGGGACCGTCCCGTCACCTTCGAGGACGTCCCCAAGCTCGAGTACATGGACCGGGTGCTGCGCGAGATCTCCCGGATGCACTCGGTGCCGCTGCTCATGCGCCAGGCCACCGCACCCGTCGAACTCGGCGGTACGGAGATGCCCGTGGGCACCGAGCTCGCCTTCAGCCTCTACGCGCTCCACCGCGACGCGCGCCTGTACGAGGACCCCGAGCGCTTCGACCCGGACCGCTGGCTTCCGGAGCACGGCGCGAAGGTGCCGCGCGAGGGCTACATCCCGTTCGGCGCCGGCAACCGCAAGTGCATCGGCGACGGCTTCGCCTGGACGGAGATCGTCATCACCCTTGCGACCGTTCTGCGGCGCTGGAGGTTCCAGCGGGTGCCGGGCCACACCGTCAAGGAGGTCGCCTCGGCGGTCGCGCACCCCGACAGCCTCCCCATGACCGTGCTGCCCAGGGAGGGGTGAGCCGCGGTCCCGGGCCGGGCGGTCCCGCACGGGGGAGTGGACCGTTCGCCGGGTGCCGGGTCATGGTGAGGCATGCTGCTTCGCCAGTTGGAATACCTGGTCGCGCTGGCCAGGGAACGTCACTTCGCGCGTGCGGCGGCCGCTTGCTTCGTCTCGCAGCCGTCGCTCTCCGCGGGCATCCGCAAGCTGGAACGTGAGCTGGACGTACCGATCGTCCAGCACGGCGCGCGTTTCCAGGGCCTGACGCCCGAGGGCGAACGCGTCCTGCTGTGGGCCCACCGCATACTCGGCGACCGCGACGCCCTCCAGCAGGAGATCGCCGCGATGCACGGACGCCTCACCGGCACCCTGCGGCTCGGCGCCATCCCCACGGCGCTCACCGTCACCTCGCTGCTGACCACGCCCTTCTGCGAGCGCCACCCCGAGGCGGGCGTACGTCTGGAATCGCTCTCCTCGCGCGAGATCATGCGCCGGCTCGCGGAGTTCGAGATCGACGCGGCACTCACCTACCTGGACGACGAGACCCTGCAGGGCGTGCACAAGCTGCCGCTGTACGAGGAGCGCTACGTCCTGCTCACGCCGGAGGACGAGCCGGTCACCGCCGACGGCGACGGCGACGGATATGCCGGCTCCCCCGGCGACAGCGACGGATATGCCGGCTCCACCGGCGACGGCGAAGAGGTGGTGAGCTGGTCGCAGGCCGCGCGGCTACCGCTGTGCCTGCTCTCTCCTCGCATGCGCAACCGCCGCATCCTCGACGGGCTCTTCGCCGCGGACGGCGCCTCGGTCTCCCCCGCCGTCGAGTCCGACACCGTCGACGGCCTCTACGCGCACCTCGCGTCGGGACGCTGGTCGAGCGTGATCTCCCACGCGTGGCTGCACATGTTCGGCATCCCCGCAGGCATGCGCGTTGTGCGGCTGCACGGCGACGGCGACAGCAGGCCGCGCGTCGGCCTGGTCTTCGCGGCCCACGAACCGCGGCCCGCCATGGTCCGCGCGCTGCTGGAAGTGGCGGAAGGCGCACGCGTACGGGACTCGCTGGACGAGCTGCTCAGCGCCCACCTCGGGTCATAGGCGCCGGCTATGCAGGCATAGGGAGGTTTGCTTTGACCCCCGCGCGGTGGACGGAGATGCTGGTCGAGCGCTTGCACCCCTGCTCCGCGGCCGGGGAGAGCGCGAGAGCCAGGCGGCGCCTGACCGCGCCCGGTCCGCCCCGACCGGGAGGCACTCCCCCTGGGCCCTTGGGGCCCCGGGGGGGGACCCCCAGCCTGGTGGCCCGAAGGGCCCCGGAGAGAGCCCGGGGTCCTTCCGTCACCGCCCCCGCGGCGACGACTTCGGAA
It contains:
- a CDS encoding cytochrome P450: MFDPSPAPPPGCPAHGLGPDGLRRLYGPEADADPIALYERLRSEHGAVAPVLLPGDREAWLVLGHRENLEVSRTPSLFSRDSRLWRDMQEGKVPPTHPLAPLTMWQPLCVFAEGEEHERLRRAVTESLARFEARGIRRYVTRFAHQLIDEFEPKGRADLVEQFADQLPLRVITQLFGMPEHHGPRLIEAAKDMIRGSETAVASNDYITEALQDLVDRKRASPGHDVASKLIEHPARLTNDEVREHLRVVLVSANEPTVNLIANTLRLVLTDQRFRATLAGGHMTLPDALEQVLWDEPPMTTNIGRWATGDAQLAGKTIKAGDMLLLGLAAGNADPQIRPDKSTPMHGNRSHLAFSGGPHECPGQDLGRAIVDTGIDTLLTRIPDLRLAVPEEHLKWETALMSRRLVALPVEFAARRTNTTGRQGPGVPSVELPPLQPQEPASVPMPPVAPPPVHTSWWTRLKRKLRGW
- a CDS encoding selina-4(15),7(11)-diene synthase; protein product: MEHGLIVPPVFSPIPPAIHPRHEAINERTTAWANTFSIGSPELREKLVVHDIGTFAARVLPEGREEVVSILADFIIWLFGVDDGLCEEGELGKDPAELVGELSRMLRVAQNPDVPMLSENPLAAGLRDLRHRVSRYATPGQEARWVDALREYFLSVVWEASHRSRETVPGLNDYTLMRLYDGATSVVLPLLEMGHGYELHPNERDSTAVRAAAEMAYFIITWDNDLFSYHKESRAQQYYLNVLRVLENEQQLTPAEALSHAVAQRDRVMCLFLRVRDELAATGSPQLRQYLENLGTFIRGAQDWGISSHRYTTPDDPADLPSTFCDTPTDDSDEALDIPAVAWWWDVLPERETFQPSHGEFRTSATV
- a CDS encoding cytochrome P450, which encodes MSAALKAVPLAPNRRPLIGHALPLLRQPLDFMKSLRDTGDLVRVDVGTLPIYFVTSAELTHELLVTKARNFDKGRFFIRARTLVGDALPTAPSDIHKRHRRLMQPMFHHARIAGYANVMATRANAMAESWKPGETVAVDEELAQFSVATLAETMFSAEISRPAAEAVIRDVPILLKNALVRAVTPRLMDRMPIPANRRFDTAAARLRKVIDDVIAISHQQGDEDNEDLLSLLMAARDADTGDTLSDREVRDELVAIMFAGTETTASTLAWTFHELATHPEVEDQLLAEIESVLGDRPVTFEDVPKLEYMDRVLREISRMHSVPLLMRQATAPVELGGTEMPVGTELAFSLYALHRDARLYEDPERFDPDRWLPEHGAKVPREGYIPFGAGNRKCIGDGFAWTEIVITLATVLRRWRFQRVPGHTVKEVASAVAHPDSLPMTVLPREG
- a CDS encoding LysR family transcriptional regulator encodes the protein MLLRQLEYLVALARERHFARAAAACFVSQPSLSAGIRKLERELDVPIVQHGARFQGLTPEGERVLLWAHRILGDRDALQQEIAAMHGRLTGTLRLGAIPTALTVTSLLTTPFCERHPEAGVRLESLSSREIMRRLAEFEIDAALTYLDDETLQGVHKLPLYEERYVLLTPEDEPVTADGDGDGYAGSPGDSDGYAGSTGDGEEVVSWSQAARLPLCLLSPRMRNRRILDGLFAADGASVSPAVESDTVDGLYAHLASGRWSSVISHAWLHMFGIPAGMRVVRLHGDGDSRPRVGLVFAAHEPRPAMVRALLEVAEGARVRDSLDELLSAHLGS